Part of the Dasania marina DSM 21967 genome, GGTGCGGTTTCTATTTCTGATTCACGCAGGTAAACCACTTCGGCAACGGCGTCTACCAATATGCCTACGACATGGCTTTCGGATTCGATAATCACGATACGGGTCTGTTCACTAACCTCGCTGGACGTTAAACCAAAACGATGACGGGTATCGATAACGGTTACTACGTTACCCCGTAAATTAATAATACCCAGCACATAGGCTGGTGCACCGGGCACGGGAGCAATTTCGGTGTAGCGTAAAACCTCTTGCACCTGCATTACGTTAATGCCGTAGGTCTCACCATCTAAACGAAAAGTGACCCACTGTAGAATGGGATCATCTGCATTTTTTGCTGTATTACTCGCCATGAATCTAAGCCCTTGCTAAACCGAACAAGCCGGTGTCAAAAAATTATCAGTTAACTGCCTAATACTATAGTGCATAGCACTAACTGTGCCAGCCCGAAGTGAAGACCTATCTCGCTTTGTTAGTGCTGCGGTTGCGATCACGCTCTATAAACATAGCAGCCAGTTGGCTGACATCTAACAAGGCACACATGTGGTCGACTACCGTGCCAGCCAGCCAAGGCCTTTTGCTGCGTTCACTGCGCCAACGCACATCCTCTGGGCTTAGGGTAATAGCGCTGGCAACGTCGTCTACCGCCAGGCCCCAATCTACACCATTTATAGAAATAACATAATTAAAATTATCCGCCATACCGTCTTGGTAACGCTCGGGCATCACCACTTTAGCAGTGTTGACGGTGCGTATATTACCCTGCTTAACCGTGAGCAAACCCATAAACCAATCGATTTGGCCGAATAAGGGCGTTAGCTCATCAGTGATGGGGATTATACTGCCCAGCTCTGCCAGCGGCACCGCCAAGGTTAAGCCCCCTACCGAAAACAATAGACATTCAAAACGCTGCTGCGCCCAGCTGGGGCGGCCATTGTCCAGCCACACGGAGCTTGGATGTGCTTGTTGCTGAGGTTCAGGCTCAACCACCACTTCGGCAATGGGCTCTGGGGCTACCACTGCGGGTGCAGGAACTACTGGCGCTGTTGTTTTAAGTATTGGTGCTGATTTAAGCTCAGCAGGTTTGGTGTCAACAACAGGGGGTGGTGCCACCTTGGGCAAAGGCAACTGTAACGCCAAGGGTTTGACGGGTTCGGCATAGGGCTTGCTGTGGCTGTCTTGGTCTATGCGGGCAGCGGCCTGTGATAAGCGTGAACGCCCTACCGGCGCTGGCGATGGCTGATAACTGGCTGGCGGCGGTTGGCTGGGAGCCACTGCGGGTGCCGGGGTACTTTCGCTACTGGGCGCTGCGCCCAGCTCGGTCGGTACCGCATTGCTAGGGTCGGCCGTAGGCGCTAACAGTAAATCCAGATAATCCTGAATTTCATTATTAGGCGGGCTAGGCGGGCTACTCTGCTCAAACTTGCTCATTAACACTACCGGTACCCCCGCAGCTATGCGGGGGTACGCCTATCCTGTTGTGACAATAGACTCTTTAACAGCGAACGGTACGCGGCCGAGCCTCTGGAATCTGGGGAGTATTGTGATAAAGGCATGCCCTCGCGACTGGCATCTCGTATACGGGTATCGACCGGAATCATAGCAGCCCAAATGGTGTGCGGGTAGGTATTGCGCAGCTCTCTTAACGCCCCCACGGAAGCTTGGGTACGGCGATCAAACATGGTGGGGATAATCGTATAGTCCATCTCTTTACGTAGTGACTGCGTCACCATGGAGATAGTACGTATCATCCGTTCCAAGCCTTTTAAGGCTAAAAACTCGGTTTGCACCGGCACCAATAAACGCTCGGAAGCCGCTAAGGCATTAATCATTAAAGCCCCTAACACCGGTGGGCTATCAATAAGCACGTAATCGAATTGATCCCACACTTTAGCCAAAGCGCGCGACACTTTTAAGCCCATGCCTTCAGCAGCGGCTCGGCGCTCTACCGTGGCCAGGGCCATGCTGCTAGGTAATAAGGTAAGCCCTTCGCAGGGGGTAGTTAATAGCAGTGATTTAATCACCTCGGCACTGGGTTCTTGCTCGGCAAAGAGATTGAAACTGCTGCTGGCCAAGGTGTCGGGGTCGTAGCCAAAATAACTGGTCATAGAGCCGTGGGGGTCTAAATCCAAGAGTAATACCCGCTGCTTACGCTCGGCCAATAAACCGCCCAACGTCACAGCCGTTGTGGTTTTACCCACCCCACCTTTTTGGTTTGCTACCGCCCAAACTCGCATTACCCAACCTCAAACCTGTGCTTGGCCCGTCAAATATTTGTTGAAATAAACTGATTATTTACCGTAATAGAGCCACTGCAATAATCTTGCCAGCTGCTTTAGCGACAGCCGATCAGGGATTTTCCGCCGGCGGATTGTCGCGGGTAAAAAGCAAGCCGCCGCCTTCCAGCTTAATAGTTTTCACCCCCTTGAGGGCGCCCTCAGGTACTGCCGCGGGTTCTGGCTCCTGCTCTGGCTGAGGCGCTTTAAAATCACGGTCACCCGCCAGCTCTGGCAACACCGGCCTAAGCTGCGCAGTTTTGGAAATCATTAGCACCACCCGGCGATTTTTGTCACGGCCTGCGGGGCTGTCATTATCGGCTATGGGCTGATACTCACCATAACCCACCGCCGCCATACGTACAGGGTCTACACCCTCTTCCGCAAACAATCTCACTACAGCGGCAGCTCTAGCAGCGGATAGCTCCCAGTTGGATTCAAAAAACTCATTGCTAATAGGCACGTTGTCGGTAAAGCCTTCCACCCGCATGGGATTGCTAGAATCTTTAAATAAACCAGCTAACTGTGCCAATAATTCCATAGAGGGCACTGTCAAACGAGCATCGCCGACTTCAAATAATAACGAAGACTTCATTTCTACCGACAACCACTCTTCATTGCCCTGCAGGTGTATCATTTTGGTATCGACTAAATCACCAAACACTTCTGCTATGTTGTCAGTGATTTTATGAAACTGCTCCGGTAGCTCGCCTTCATCATCACCGCCGCCCTCGCCTTCGGCCTCACCCTCACTGTTCTTTAAGGCCATGGCCTCTAGGTCGATTAAACTGACGTTGTTTTTTAGCGCCGGCTCGCCCATCTGTATAGGGTCTAGGCTGAGCTGAGTTTCTTTGTTGAAGGTTTTATTTAAGGTATTGGACAGCACCCTGTATTTGGTTTCATTAACTTGCGAGATGGAATACATCACCACAAAAAAGGCAAACAGTAGGGTAATAAAATCGGCATAAGAAACCAGCCAACGCTCGTGGTGAACATTATCGTCAACGACTTGTCGCCGCATAAGCGTTACCTAGTTACCGTGTAAAAAACCATCGAGTTTTAATTCTATGGCTCTGGGGTTTTCACCCTCGGCGATAGCAATAATGCCCTCAATGATTAATTCACGGTATTGCGCTTGGCTGCGGGCCAAGCCACGCAGCTTGCTGGCTATAGGCAGTAACAACAAGTTGGCAAACGCCACCCCGTAGATAGTGGCCACAAAGGCCACGGCTATGCCTGCCCCCAGCTTACTAGGGTCGGCTAAGTTACCCATCACATGTATCAAGCCCATCACTGCACCAATAATACCTATGGTGGGTGAATAGCCGCCCATGCTTTCATAAAATTTGGCGGCATCAACATCGCGCTGCTCTAGCACTAGGGTTTCTACTTCTAGGATGTTGCGTATATTTTCGGGCTCACCGCCATCTACTAATAATTGCAGACCTTTACGGGCGAACAAATCCGGTTCAGTTTCAGCAATATCTTCCAAACCTAATAAGCCGTCTTTGCGCGCCCGCGCCGACCACTTCACCACTTTTTTTACGCCCTGCTTAAAGCCAACGTTGGGGGGCGCAAACACATGTTTTAATCGTGACACGGCGAACTTTAAACCCAGCCACGGCGTTTGCAGCATGGCAGCCGCAAAGGTGCCGCCCACAACAATAAAAGCTGCCGGAAAGTTAGCCAGTGCCGACATGCTGCCACCCTCTAGGTAGTTGCCGCCGAGAATGGCAACAAAACCGAGAATAACGCCAAATATGCTGAGTAAATCCATCTGTTAGGTCGCTTGTATTAAACGTGGGCCGATTTGTTCCAGCGCTAAAACCTCATCGGTAAGCCCGGCCTTTGCTATCGCCATAGGCATACCGTATATCACCGAGGTTTTCTCGTCCTGGCCCCATACCGTGGCCCCTTTTTGTTTTAGCAATCTTGCCCCTTCACAGCCGTCGGCTCCCATACCGGTTAAGACCACTGCTAATACCTTATCGGCAAAAACATTGGCAGCTGAAGCAAAACTAATATCAACACAAGGTTTATAGTGTAAGCGCTCGTCCCCAGGTAGCACTTTTATCCTGCCACTAGCCGAAATAATCAACTGTTTACCGCCGGGCGCCAGCAAGGCAACCCCTGGCATTAAACGGTCGCCATCTACCGCCTCTTTGACGGTTATTTGGCAAAATGAATTGAGGCGCTCGGCGAAAGCGGTGGTAAAAGCGGCCGGCATATGCTGTATGAGTATTAGAGGTTTGGGGAAACTGGCTGGCAGCGACGACAGTACGCTCTGCAACGCTATAGGCCCGCCGGTGGACGTGCCTATTATAACCACGTCACAATCAACTTTATGCTTTTTGCGACTGGGCAGAATCGGATCTGGCGCTTTTACCGGCTCAAGCTCAACCGCGACTGTTGTTTTTTTACCCGATGATGCGACATCAAAAATAGCATCCGCTAAGCGTTTTTTTAATTGCACAGAACTGCTAGCGATTTCAGAAAAATTTTTCGGTAGGTAATCGATAGCACCCGCAGCTAATGAATCTAGAGTGATGCGCGCGCCTTCATAGGTCATGGATGAAAACATCAATATAGGCGTAGGGCACTCTTTCATAATGTACTGAACAGCGGTAATGCCATCCATAACCGGCATTTCATAATCCATAGTTATAACATCGGGCTTAAGCTTTTTGGTAAGCGCTATCGCCTCGACACCGTTCTCGGCACAGCCGATGACGCTTAAGCCATCGATTGTTGCAATCATGTCGCTTAAGCGCCGCCTGAAAAAGCTGGAGTCGTCAACTATTAAGACGGAAACCGTCATTTACAACCTCTGAAATATGAATGACGGGTGAGTAATATCGTTATTATCCGTCAGCAACTGTGCACTACGCAGTTTGATACCATCAACCTGCGTAGTGCTTTAGCATACTAGGCACATCGAGTATTAGCGCAATCCTGCCATCACCGGTAATGGTGGCACCGGCCATGCCGGGCGTGCCATGCAACATTTTTCCTAAGGGTTTAATGACCACCTCTTCCTGACCTATCAGTTGATCGACCACAAAACCAACCCGTAAGGTACCCACAGAGACAATGACCACATGAGCGCTATCAAGTTTTTCAATCTTTTTAGAGCCACCAATCAACCAACGCTTTAAATAGAACAAGGGTACCGCTCTATCGCGCACGATGACCACTTCATGGCCATCAACCACATTGGTTCGGGTTAAATCCATATGGAAAATTTCGTTGACACTGACCAGCGGGAAGGCAAAGGTTTGATCGCCTAACATCACCATTAAAGTAGGCATAATGGCTAAGGTTAGCGGCACTTTAATTTCTAAACGGGTGCCCTCACCGACTTTTGATTTTATAACAATGGAACCGTTAAGCTGCGTGATTTTAGTTTTCACTACGTCCATGCCCACACCGCGGCCAGAGACGTCGGAAATTTCTACTTTAGTAGAAAAGCCCGGCATAAAAATAATATCGAAACACTCTGAGTCCGATAAACGGGCAGCACTATCTTCGTCAAACAAGCCCTTTTCTACCGCTTTTTGACGCAACATATTGGGATCCATGCCCGCGCCATCATCGGTAATCGATAACAGGATTTGATCGCCTTCTTGCTCAGCGGCCAATATCACTTTGCCCATACGCGGCTTGCCTTTAGCCTCTCTATCGTCTGGCATTTCTATGCCGTGATCCACTGAGTTTCTTACCAAGTGAACCAAGGGATCGGCCAAGGCCTCCACTAAGTTTTTATCTAAGTCGGTCTCTTCACCTTGTAGCTCTAAAGTAATTTCTTTCTTCAGGTTGCGCGCCAAATCCCTAACCACACGAGGGAAACGGCCAAACACCTTTTTAATAGGCTGCATGCGGGTTTTCATTACCGCAGATTGTAAATCGGCCGTTACCACATCCAGATTGGAGACGGCCTTGGCCATGACTTCATCGCCGCTACTGGCACCCAAGCGCACTAAGCGGTTGCGCACCAACACCAGCTCGCCCACCATATTCATGATGTCATCTAAGCGCTGGGTATCAACCCGCACGGTGGTTTCAGCTTGCGAAGCCTCTTTATTGCCTGCCGCGCGTTTCGGCGCAGCTGGCACCTTGGCTTGACTATCATCGGCAGCTTTGGCGGTCGGCGTCGCTGTAGCGGATTGGGGTTTAGTGGCCGGTGTAGGTGTAGGTGCTGCTGGCGCTTTAGTTTCAGCTGCTGCTACGCCGGTAGGCCCCTGACCTTGGCCGTGCAGTTGATCTAGCAGGGCTTCAAATTCGTTATCATTAATTTCTTCACTGCTAGCTGCTGGCGCAGAGGCCGCTTTTGCTTCAGAAAAAGCCTGCGCTTTTTCGCTGCCCGGAGCACCGCCGCCATGCAGCTGGTTTAGCAGAGCTTCGAATTCATCGTCAGATATTTCATCGCTACTTGTTGATGACGCCGCAGGCTCTGGGGCCGCGCTGGGCTCAAGGGCTCCACCGTGCTGCCCTTTGCCATGTATCTGATCCAGTAAGGATTCAAATTCAT contains:
- a CDS encoding protein-glutamate methylesterase/protein-glutamine glutaminase, which translates into the protein MTVSVLIVDDSSFFRRRLSDMIATIDGLSVIGCAENGVEAIALTKKLKPDVITMDYEMPVMDGITAVQYIMKECPTPILMFSSMTYEGARITLDSLAAGAIDYLPKNFSEIASSSVQLKKRLADAIFDVASSGKKTTVAVELEPVKAPDPILPSRKKHKVDCDVVIIGTSTGGPIALQSVLSSLPASFPKPLILIQHMPAAFTTAFAERLNSFCQITVKEAVDGDRLMPGVALLAPGGKQLIISASGRIKVLPGDERLHYKPCVDISFASAANVFADKVLAVVLTGMGADGCEGARLLKQKGATVWGQDEKTSVIYGMPMAIAKAGLTDEVLALEQIGPRLIQAT
- a CDS encoding flagellar motor protein encodes the protein MDLLSIFGVILGFVAILGGNYLEGGSMSALANFPAAFIVVGGTFAAAMLQTPWLGLKFAVSRLKHVFAPPNVGFKQGVKKVVKWSARARKDGLLGLEDIAETEPDLFARKGLQLLVDGGEPENIRNILEVETLVLEQRDVDAAKFYESMGGYSPTIGIIGAVMGLIHVMGNLADPSKLGAGIAVAFVATIYGVAFANLLLLPIASKLRGLARSQAQYRELIIEGIIAIAEGENPRAIELKLDGFLHGN
- the motD gene encoding flagellar motor protein MotD, which codes for MRRQVVDDNVHHERWLVSYADFITLLFAFFVVMYSISQVNETKYRVLSNTLNKTFNKETQLSLDPIQMGEPALKNNVSLIDLEAMALKNSEGEAEGEGGGDDEGELPEQFHKITDNIAEVFGDLVDTKMIHLQGNEEWLSVEMKSSLLFEVGDARLTVPSMELLAQLAGLFKDSSNPMRVEGFTDNVPISNEFFESNWELSAARAAAVVRLFAEEGVDPVRMAAVGYGEYQPIADNDSPAGRDKNRRVVLMISKTAQLRPVLPELAGDRDFKAPQPEQEPEPAAVPEGALKGVKTIKLEGGGLLFTRDNPPAENP
- a CDS encoding chemotaxis protein CheW codes for the protein MASNTAKNADDPILQWVTFRLDGETYGINVMQVQEVLRYTEIAPVPGAPAYVLGIINLRGNVVTVIDTRHRFGLTSSEVSEQTRIVIIESESHVVGILVDAVAEVVYLRESEIETAPNVGNEESAKFIQGVCNKNDQLLILVELDKLLTDQQWTEVEEI
- a CDS encoding chemotaxis protein CheA; amino-acid sequence: MFGEDDEILQDFLVEAGEIIELLSEQLVDLEQSPDDRDLLNAIFRGFHTVKGGAGFLQLNALVDCCHITENLFDILRTGQRSVTPELMDVVLQVLDVVTVMFDEVQNGAELTPADPQLLANLTALVEGRDVSEAAADAPEAASAPSLEPAAAEGDITDAEFEQFLDAIAEPAAESAPAQAEPAVPASSGSDEITDDEFESLLDQIHGKGQHGGALEPSAAPEPAASSTSSDEISDDEFEALLNQLHGGGAPGSEKAQAFSEAKAASAPAASSEEINDNEFEALLDQLHGQGQGPTGVAAAETKAPAAPTPTPATKPQSATATPTAKAADDSQAKVPAAPKRAAGNKEASQAETTVRVDTQRLDDIMNMVGELVLVRNRLVRLGASSGDEVMAKAVSNLDVVTADLQSAVMKTRMQPIKKVFGRFPRVVRDLARNLKKEITLELQGEETDLDKNLVEALADPLVHLVRNSVDHGIEMPDDREAKGKPRMGKVILAAEQEGDQILLSITDDGAGMDPNMLRQKAVEKGLFDEDSAARLSDSECFDIIFMPGFSTKVEISDVSGRGVGMDVVKTKITQLNGSIVIKSKVGEGTRLEIKVPLTLAIMPTLMVMLGDQTFAFPLVSVNEIFHMDLTRTNVVDGHEVVIVRDRAVPLFYLKRWLIGGSKKIEKLDSAHVVIVSVGTLRVGFVVDQLIGQEEVVIKPLGKMLHGTPGMAGATITGDGRIALILDVPSMLKHYAG
- a CDS encoding chemotaxis protein CheW encodes the protein MSKFEQSSPPSPPNNEIQDYLDLLLAPTADPSNAVPTELGAAPSSESTPAPAVAPSQPPPASYQPSPAPVGRSRLSQAAARIDQDSHSKPYAEPVKPLALQLPLPKVAPPPVVDTKPAELKSAPILKTTAPVVPAPAVVAPEPIAEVVVEPEPQQQAHPSSVWLDNGRPSWAQQRFECLLFSVGGLTLAVPLAELGSIIPITDELTPLFGQIDWFMGLLTVKQGNIRTVNTAKVVMPERYQDGMADNFNYVISINGVDWGLAVDDVASAITLSPEDVRWRSERSKRPWLAGTVVDHMCALLDVSQLAAMFIERDRNRSTNKAR
- a CDS encoding ParA family protein, encoding MRVWAVANQKGGVGKTTTAVTLGGLLAERKQRVLLLDLDPHGSMTSYFGYDPDTLASSSFNLFAEQEPSAEVIKSLLLTTPCEGLTLLPSSMALATVERRAAAEGMGLKVSRALAKVWDQFDYVLIDSPPVLGALMINALAASERLLVPVQTEFLALKGLERMIRTISMVTQSLRKEMDYTIIPTMFDRRTQASVGALRELRNTYPHTIWAAMIPVDTRIRDASREGMPLSQYSPDSRGSAAYRSLLKSLLSQQDRRTPA